One Campylobacter concisus DNA segment encodes these proteins:
- a CDS encoding lytic transglycosylase domain-containing protein: MKAMLKIFLMFACSTLLLANTPEKSSYDTQVKILKELDIDASFMKTSHYAKMRQGIKQSQLETFTDALKNGYMYIPMVKEQIKKSGVPESFFYLAMIESGFSNHTVSNAKATGMWQFMEQTARLHGLKVGQYVDERKDPVESTIAATNYLKSLKNQFGKWYLAAMAYNCGDGALKRAIQKAGTDDLVTLLDAEKKYLPAETRNFVIKILRAAYTAKDADFLMSKDSSLLNINGGLKLVKVKVPGGTNLAQIGDSIGLSTKKMKNNNPHLKFVFTPPTLKDYYVYIPENKKHLFAENFKPFNGKNNFYTYVVKKGETLLSISKKTGVSHRAIKDYNELSTNAVSYNQKLIIPFSAQNKSQNYIVQTGDTIASLSKKFNVSEKDLKDANSFASSNLNVGANIVIP; this comes from the coding sequence ATGAAAGCAATGCTTAAAATATTTTTAATGTTTGCATGCAGTACCTTGCTACTGGCAAATACACCTGAAAAAAGCTCATACGATACTCAGGTAAAGATTTTAAAAGAGCTGGACATCGATGCTAGCTTTATGAAGACTTCTCACTATGCAAAGATGAGACAAGGTATCAAACAATCACAACTTGAAACATTTACAGATGCTCTAAAAAATGGTTATATGTATATACCGATGGTAAAAGAGCAGATCAAAAAATCAGGCGTACCTGAGTCATTTTTTTATCTGGCAATGATAGAATCAGGCTTTTCAAATCACACAGTCTCAAACGCAAAAGCTACTGGCATGTGGCAGTTTATGGAGCAAACGGCTAGATTGCATGGCCTAAAGGTAGGACAGTATGTCGATGAGAGAAAAGATCCAGTAGAGTCTACTATTGCAGCAACAAATTATCTAAAGTCGCTTAAAAATCAATTTGGCAAATGGTATCTAGCAGCTATGGCCTATAACTGCGGCGATGGAGCCTTAAAAAGAGCTATACAAAAAGCTGGTACAGATGATCTTGTAACGCTTCTTGATGCAGAGAAAAAATACCTTCCAGCCGAAACTAGAAATTTTGTTATCAAAATTTTAAGAGCAGCATATACCGCAAAAGACGCGGACTTCTTGATGTCTAAAGATTCATCTTTGTTAAACATAAACGGAGGACTAAAGCTTGTAAAAGTAAAAGTACCTGGCGGTACAAATTTAGCTCAAATAGGCGATAGTATCGGCCTTAGTACAAAAAAGATGAAAAATAACAACCCGCATTTAAAATTTGTATTTACTCCACCAACCCTAAAAGATTATTATGTTTATATCCCTGAAAATAAAAAACATCTTTTTGCAGAAAATTTCAAGCCATTTAATGGTAAAAATAATTTTTATACCTACGTTGTAAAAAAAGGCGAAACACTACTTTCTATCTCTAAAAAAACAGGTGTTAGTCATAGAGCGATCAAGGACTACAACGAGCTTAGTACAAATGCCGTAAGCTATAATCAAAAACTAATTATTCCATTTTCTGCACAAAATAAATCTCAAAACTATATAGTTCAAACTGGTGATACGATAGCTTCTTTATCTAAGAAATTTAATGTGAGCGAAAAAGATTTAAAAGATGCAAATTCTTTTGCTAGTTCAAATTTAAATGTTGGAGCAAATATTGTCATACCATAA
- the hisB gene encoding imidazoleglycerol-phosphate dehydratase HisB, giving the protein MLELTRNTKETQISIKLKIYGSGVAKIDTGIGFFNHMLEAFTKHSLLDLEISCKGDTYVDFHHSVEDVGIVLGQLLKEALYPLSGVERFGEASVVMDEAAVFCALDLSNRAYLVYENFNENAKVGEFDTELVEEFFRAVAINSGITLHLNQIRGKNTHHIIEATFKSFAVAFRRALAKNARIGTPSTKGVL; this is encoded by the coding sequence ATTTTAGAACTAACTAGAAATACAAAAGAGACACAAATCTCAATCAAACTTAAAATTTATGGCTCTGGTGTTGCAAAGATAGATACTGGCATTGGCTTTTTTAACCATATGCTTGAGGCATTTACTAAGCACTCTTTGCTCGATCTTGAAATTTCATGCAAGGGCGATACCTATGTGGATTTTCACCACAGCGTTGAGGATGTCGGCATAGTTTTGGGTCAGCTTTTAAAAGAGGCCTTGTATCCTTTAAGTGGCGTTGAAAGATTTGGCGAGGCAAGTGTCGTTATGGACGAAGCTGCTGTTTTTTGCGCACTAGATCTTAGCAATAGAGCCTACCTCGTATATGAAAATTTTAATGAAAACGCCAAAGTAGGGGAGTTTGACACTGAGCTTGTGGAGGAATTTTTTAGGGCAGTTGCTATAAATTCTGGTATCACGCTTCATCTAAATCAAATTCGCGGTAAAAACACTCACCACATCATTGAAGCAACGTTTAAATCATTTGCCGTCGCATTTCGTAGAGCACTTGCTAAAAACGCAAGGATCGGCACACCAAGCACAAAAGGTGTTTTATGA
- a CDS encoding KdsC family phosphatase, whose protein sequence is MIEIIFLDVDGCLTDGKIIYNANGEELKFFDVKDGYAIESWLKLGKKVAIITGRKSAIVERRAEDLKINHVYQGVGNKFEVASEILKFEGLSFKNAAAIGDDYNDYKILNAVAWSFKPKDAIKELDVKTKLKHKGGNGAVREMIELIIKSENLYDEWSKRWL, encoded by the coding sequence ATGATAGAGATTATATTTTTAGATGTTGATGGCTGCCTCACTGATGGCAAGATCATCTACAATGCAAACGGCGAAGAGCTTAAATTTTTTGATGTAAAAGACGGCTACGCGATAGAAAGCTGGCTAAAGCTTGGCAAAAAAGTAGCTATCATAACTGGCAGAAAGTCAGCCATCGTTGAGCGAAGGGCTGAGGATCTAAAGATAAATCACGTCTATCAAGGTGTTGGTAATAAATTTGAAGTGGCGAGTGAGATATTAAAATTTGAAGGGCTTAGCTTTAAAAACGCAGCAGCTATCGGCGATGACTACAATGACTATAAAATTTTAAATGCAGTTGCTTGGAGCTTTAAGCCAAAAGATGCGATAAAAGAGCTTGATGTAAAAACAAAACTAAAGCACAAAGGTGGCAATGGCGCGGTTAGAGAGATGATCGAGCTTATTATAAAATCAGAAAATTTATATGACGAGTGGTCTAAGCGTTGGTTGTAA
- a CDS encoding LPS export ABC transporter periplasmic protein LptC encodes MVVKIFYFVVAIFSVVMIFLAAQDPYLANVLKIDTKISNMQINDVIDYEINSTKISGVYEADELNRYNDKDEFLSFKAKILRGNLKHFLSSDKVISQNDEIIFQKNANYENNDSLRFISDEVIYGTKIKIVRSEANFTLIRNNDKALGESGSYDLGKKQTQVKGLRAWVEENQRF; translated from the coding sequence TTGGTTGTAAAAATTTTCTACTTCGTCGTGGCAATTTTTAGTGTCGTGATGATATTTTTGGCAGCTCAAGATCCATACCTTGCAAATGTTTTAAAGATCGACACAAAGATATCAAATATGCAGATAAATGACGTGATAGATTACGAGATAAATTCCACGAAAATAAGCGGAGTCTACGAGGCTGATGAGCTAAATAGATACAATGATAAAGATGAATTTTTGAGTTTTAAAGCAAAAATTTTAAGAGGAAATTTAAAACATTTTTTAAGCTCAGACAAAGTAATCTCACAAAATGATGAAATCATCTTTCAAAAGAATGCGAACTATGAAAACAACGATAGTTTGAGATTTATAAGTGACGAAGTGATATATGGAACAAAAATAAAGATAGTAAGATCTGAAGCAAATTTCACGCTCATAAGAAATAATGATAAGGCACTGGGCGAGAGTGGAAGCTATGATCTTGGCAAAAAACAAACGCAGGTAAAAGGGTTAAGGGCATGGGTAGAAGAAAATCAGCGATTTTAG
- the lptA gene encoding lipopolysaccharide transport periplasmic protein LptA, whose product MGRRKSAILAVILGFTFLNAEQVEITSNDFFADENKQTSEFIGNVNIKKGSFDELKADKVIVYFDKKRQPIKYVATGNARAKIFIKDKHYDGKGNTLTYEPAKQIYTVSGNGYLHEVETDKNVYGEKIVVNQKDGTYSVNSDEKKPVKFIFQVEEKDK is encoded by the coding sequence ATGGGTAGAAGAAAATCAGCGATTTTAGCGGTGATATTGGGTTTTACATTTTTAAATGCAGAGCAAGTTGAAATCACATCAAATGATTTTTTTGCAGATGAGAATAAACAAACTAGTGAATTTATAGGTAATGTAAATATCAAAAAGGGCTCATTTGATGAGCTTAAGGCAGACAAAGTGATCGTCTATTTTGACAAAAAACGCCAACCTATAAAATATGTGGCTACTGGCAATGCAAGAGCTAAAATTTTTATAAAAGATAAGCACTATGATGGCAAAGGCAATACTCTTACATATGAGCCAGCAAAACAGATCTATACTGTTAGTGGAAATGGCTATTTGCATGAGGTAGAAACTGATAAAAATGTTTATGGCGAAAAGATCGTTGTTAATCAAAAAGATGGCACATATAGTGTAAATAGTGATGAGAAAAAGCCTGTTAAGTTTATCTTTCAGGTAGAGGAAAAAGATAAGTGA
- the yihA gene encoding ribosome biogenesis GTP-binding protein YihA/YsxC — protein sequence MIRPLGAKFITSSPSIKEAPNFVTSEVVFLGRSNVGKSSLINTLVNQKNLAKSSSTPGKTQLINFFEAEFCEEKEEGEKYKFKLILVDLPGFGYAKVAKSKHDEWRKNLDEFLKFRSDIRLFIHLIDARHFDLDIDVNVDAYLKSFLRADQKILNLYTKSDKLNQSQKSAVMKFDPSGILVSTLNKSGIEKAREAIINNALGR from the coding sequence GTGATAAGGCCACTAGGTGCTAAATTTATCACATCAAGCCCAAGTATAAAAGAGGCTCCAAACTTCGTAACAAGCGAAGTAGTCTTTTTGGGGAGATCAAATGTTGGTAAAAGCAGCCTCATAAATACACTTGTAAATCAAAAAAATCTAGCCAAAAGCTCATCGACTCCTGGCAAAACTCAGCTTATAAATTTTTTTGAGGCCGAGTTTTGTGAGGAAAAAGAAGAGGGCGAAAAATATAAATTTAAGCTCATTTTGGTTGATTTGCCAGGCTTTGGCTATGCAAAAGTGGCAAAGTCAAAGCATGATGAATGGCGTAAAAATTTAGATGAGTTTTTGAAATTTAGAAGCGACATAAGACTTTTTATACATCTAATTGACGCTAGACATTTTGATTTAGACATAGACGTAAATGTAGATGCTTATCTAAAAAGCTTTTTAAGAGCTGATCAGAAAATTTTAAATTTATATACAAAAAGCGATAAGCTAAATCAAAGCCAAAAGAGTGCGGTAATGAAATTTGATCCAAGCGGCATCTTGGTCTCAACTCTTAATAAAAGCGGTATTGAAAAGGCTAGAGAAGCTATCATAAATAACGCTCTTGGTAGATAA
- the mrdA gene encoding penicillin-binding protein 2, which translates to MRMRIVFSVIALFWIILLGRIYHLSINSNTYYNEIAEQNAIKTIYIPPVRGIIFDTHDKPMAVNRLGFSVSIRPHLSANKKVKILDDELAYIGSLFSDLNVTKLKNEYTKNDSAYNQDFINVVEFIDYDKFLPFFASLSLRENLEIRPASKRHYPYNDLASHIIGYVGRANQKDMDNDPLTKLTNYIGRSGVERFYNPILQGIQGFKKIKVNALNEEVEQVNYQAPQSQNIKLAVDLELQQFVADVFGKDAGSVIVMSLKDGAIIAAGSFPEYDLNPFVLGISQPEWEELVKNVDHPFTNKLINGLYPPGSVVKMGMALAFLDNGMSKYDSFFCSGSYELGGRKFRCWNSHGHGNVNMNTAIRESCDDYFYKGSQKIGIDAIVPILERMGFGRKTEVDLPNEFVGTLPSREWKMRKYGKAWFQGETLITSIGQGNFLVTPMQVAKYTAGLATGLNVTPHFLKSIDDKDVDFTPTDDAFTPFEKSQLPAIRHAMYEVANHPRGTANRHFIGSLVKVAAKTGTAQVVGISQTEKKRMKEEDMAYLQRSHAWMTTYAPYEDPQYVITMVIEHGGHGGSAAGPKIAQIYNKLVEMGYINLEKIQSDQSKKQDNKKK; encoded by the coding sequence ATGAGAATGCGCATAGTCTTTAGTGTGATCGCTCTTTTTTGGATTATACTTTTGGGACGAATTTATCACCTAAGCATAAACTCAAATACCTACTACAATGAGATCGCAGAACAAAACGCGATAAAGACTATCTATATTCCGCCAGTTAGGGGTATTATTTTTGATACACATGATAAGCCAATGGCTGTTAATCGTCTTGGCTTTTCAGTATCCATTAGACCTCATTTAAGTGCTAATAAAAAGGTAAAAATTTTAGATGATGAGCTAGCTTACATTGGCTCACTATTTAGCGATCTAAATGTTACAAAGCTTAAAAATGAATACACAAAAAATGACTCAGCTTATAACCAAGATTTTATAAATGTGGTCGAATTTATTGATTATGATAAATTTTTACCATTTTTTGCATCGCTTTCTTTGCGTGAAAATTTAGAGATAAGGCCCGCTTCAAAACGCCATTATCCGTATAACGATCTAGCTTCTCACATTATCGGCTATGTCGGTAGGGCAAATCAAAAAGATATGGATAATGATCCTTTGACAAAGCTTACAAATTACATTGGTAGAAGTGGTGTGGAGCGGTTTTATAATCCTATTTTGCAAGGAATACAAGGCTTTAAAAAAATAAAGGTAAATGCCTTAAATGAAGAGGTTGAGCAGGTAAATTACCAAGCTCCACAAAGCCAAAATATAAAGCTAGCAGTTGATCTTGAGCTTCAGCAGTTTGTCGCTGATGTCTTTGGCAAGGATGCAGGAAGTGTCATAGTTATGAGTCTAAAAGACGGTGCTATCATAGCTGCTGGTAGCTTTCCAGAGTATGATCTAAATCCATTTGTACTTGGAATTTCTCAACCTGAATGGGAAGAGCTTGTAAAAAACGTCGATCATCCTTTTACAAACAAGCTAATAAACGGCCTTTATCCGCCAGGTTCGGTCGTAAAAATGGGTATGGCGCTAGCGTTTTTGGATAATGGCATGAGTAAATACGATAGCTTTTTTTGTAGTGGCTCGTATGAGCTTGGAGGACGTAAATTTCGCTGCTGGAACTCTCACGGACATGGAAATGTTAATATGAATACGGCAATTAGAGAGAGCTGTGATGATTATTTTTATAAAGGTAGTCAAAAGATCGGCATAGACGCTATTGTTCCGATACTTGAGCGTATGGGATTTGGTAGAAAAACCGAGGTTGATTTGCCAAATGAGTTTGTAGGGACTTTGCCAAGCAGAGAGTGGAAGATGAGGAAGTATGGAAAGGCATGGTTTCAAGGCGAGACCCTCATCACTTCTATCGGACAGGGAAATTTCTTGGTCACGCCTATGCAAGTGGCAAAATATACAGCTGGCCTTGCAACTGGGCTAAATGTGACTCCACATTTTTTAAAGAGCATTGATGACAAGGATGTTGATTTTACACCAACAGATGATGCTTTTACGCCATTTGAAAAATCACAGTTACCAGCCATTAGACATGCAATGTATGAAGTGGCAAATCACCCAAGAGGTACGGCAAATAGGCATTTTATTGGAAGTCTAGTCAAAGTTGCCGCAAAGACAGGTACTGCCCAGGTCGTTGGAATTTCTCAAACTGAAAAGAAACGTATGAAAGAAGAGGATATGGCGTATTTGCAAAGATCTCATGCATGGATGACTACTTATGCGCCTTATGAAGATCCGCAATACGTCATCACAATGGTTATCGAGCATGGTGGCCATGGCGGAAGTGCGGCTGGGCCAAAAATCGCTCAAATTTATAATAAACTCGTTGAAATGGGATATATAAATTTAGAAAAAATCCAAAGTGATCAAAGTAAAAAACAAGATAATAAGAAAAAATAA
- the queC gene encoding 7-cyano-7-deazaguanine synthase QueC produces the protein MYHFWLVLSKILYNFSKFKRQNMKKAICIMSGGMDSTLCAVMAKKAGYDIVALHFDYGQRTMKREKRAFNEICERLGITKKISLDVSFIAQIGGNSLTDKSLQIRKDGVEKDVPNTYVPFRNGIFISVAAALAEKENAQAIYIGVVEEDSSGYPDCKESFIKSINEAINLGTSPSFSCEIITPLVNLSKADIVAKSLELGSPLELTWSCYESDDEACGLCDSCRLRLNGFKKANAADKIAYKNQKFSL, from the coding sequence ATGTATCATTTTTGGCTTGTCCTTAGTAAAATTTTGTATAATTTTAGCAAATTTAAAAGGCAAAATATGAAAAAAGCGATTTGTATAATGAGTGGTGGTATGGATAGTACGCTTTGTGCGGTTATGGCAAAAAAGGCTGGATATGATATCGTAGCACTTCATTTTGACTATGGCCAAAGAACGATGAAACGTGAAAAACGTGCATTTAACGAAATTTGTGAAAGATTAGGCATTACGAAAAAGATAAGTTTAGATGTTAGCTTTATTGCCCAAATAGGCGGGAATTCTTTGACTGATAAAAGCTTGCAAATAAGAAAAGATGGAGTAGAAAAAGATGTGCCAAATACCTATGTACCTTTTCGAAATGGTATTTTTATCTCGGTCGCTGCCGCACTTGCTGAAAAAGAAAATGCACAAGCTATCTATATCGGAGTCGTAGAAGAAGATAGTTCAGGCTATCCTGACTGCAAAGAAAGCTTCATAAAAAGCATAAATGAGGCTATAAATTTGGGTACATCGCCTAGTTTTTCGTGCGAGATAATTACTCCACTTGTAAATTTAAGTAAGGCTGACATCGTAGCAAAATCTCTTGAGCTTGGCTCGCCACTAGAGCTTACTTGGAGCTGCTACGAGAGTGATGACGAGGCATGCGGACTTTGCGATAGCTGCAGGCTAAGGCTAAATGGCTTTAAAAAGGCAAATGCCGCTGATAAAATCGCATATAAAAATCAAAAATTTTCCTTATGA
- the ybeY gene encoding rRNA maturation RNase YbeY — MIHCEDSYPEILDEICSYLTPGEVELVFIDEYEMRELNRSKRGIDKTTDVLSFPLELVIHAPLGSIVINKDMVKQKANELNHSEDAETALLFTHGLLHVLGYDHEKDDGEMRQKECEVINKFELPKSLIVRSEDVRLIDLINKKELN, encoded by the coding sequence ATGATACATTGCGAAGATAGTTATCCAGAAATTTTAGATGAAATTTGCTCATATTTGACACCAGGGGAAGTTGAGCTGGTGTTTATAGATGAATATGAAATGAGAGAGCTAAATAGATCCAAGCGAGGTATCGATAAAACTACAGATGTTTTAAGTTTTCCACTTGAGCTTGTCATTCATGCACCGCTTGGCTCAATCGTCATAAATAAAGATATGGTAAAGCAAAAGGCAAATGAGCTAAATCACAGCGAAGATGCTGAGACTGCACTACTTTTTACGCATGGCTTGTTGCACGTCTTGGGCTACGATCATGAAAAAGATGATGGAGAAATGAGGCAAAAAGAGTGCGAGGTTATCAATAAATTTGAGCTACCTAAAAGCCTAATCGTAAGAAGTGAGGATGTTAGGCTGATTGATCTAATAAATAAAAAAGAGCTAAATTAA
- a CDS encoding ferrochelatase — translation MTIENLTRLINAEALNAPTITSVSEFVFELKHVRRGFAYICLNANDSDIETAIKQGAYAIISEDNVPIIDKEIAFLKVSSLQTAMIKLMRFESTHKDLKFCAVNPYINDFLEKSKLGSNAHVMSKNITELFNQIFHAKVFDVFFGDDIRTLQRISPLFETIYTDTTMHEINPSSIFFTNTVFKQTYYQNLNIPRVFAGMFYGLLKFLDKNKILFKPYEGRINGHFDPIFIDKNFSPTSFGNSFRAIITESDEDLFISQSIFLNKKFSPDEIKICLPEGSLLKVQNAIYFKNLSEIKKLKNFVYILILCQKEDLLEELHKTTEENSLF, via the coding sequence ATGACGATAGAAAATTTAACTCGTCTAATAAATGCCGAGGCTCTAAACGCGCCGACGATAACTAGCGTAAGCGAGTTTGTTTTCGAGCTAAAGCATGTAAGACGTGGCTTTGCGTATATTTGCTTAAACGCGAACGATAGCGACATAGAAACAGCGATTAAACAAGGCGCATACGCCATAATTAGCGAAGATAATGTTCCAATTATTGACAAAGAAATCGCTTTTTTGAAAGTCAGCAGTTTACAAACTGCCATGATAAAGCTTATGAGATTTGAGTCAACTCACAAAGATTTGAAATTTTGTGCTGTAAATCCTTATATAAATGACTTTTTGGAAAAATCAAAACTTGGCTCCAACGCACATGTCATGTCAAAAAACATAACTGAGCTTTTTAATCAAATTTTTCATGCAAAGGTCTTTGATGTGTTTTTTGGCGATGACATAAGGACGCTCCAGCGCATATCACCTCTTTTTGAGACTATTTACACAGACACGACGATGCACGAGATAAATCCAAGCTCGATCTTTTTTACAAATACGGTTTTTAAGCAAACTTACTATCAAAACTTAAACATACCACGAGTTTTTGCCGGTATGTTTTATGGGCTTTTAAAATTTCTTGATAAAAATAAAATTTTATTTAAGCCTTATGAAGGTAGGATTAATGGGCATTTTGATCCGATTTTCATAGACAAAAATTTTTCTCCAACGAGCTTTGGAAATAGCTTTAGAGCTATAATCACTGAAAGCGATGAAGATCTATTTATAAGTCAAAGTATATTTTTAAATAAAAAATTTAGCCCTGATGAAATAAAAATTTGTTTGCCTGAAGGCTCTTTATTAAAAGTACAAAATGCAATCTATTTTAAAAATTTAAGTGAGATAAAAAAACTAAAAAACTTTGTTTATATATTGATCTTATGCCAAAAAGAAGACCTCTTAGAGGAGCTTCACAAAACCACCGAAGAAAATTCGCTATTTTAA